From the Euphorbia lathyris chromosome 6, ddEupLath1.1, whole genome shotgun sequence genome, one window contains:
- the LOC136234161 gene encoding peroxisomal membrane protein PMP22-like encodes MGSIAKKGLQQYLLQLQRHPLRTKAITAGVLSAISDTVAQKLSGIEKLQLRRLVLKVLFGFAYLGPFGHYLHIVLEKIFKGKKDTKTVAQKVVLEQLTSSPWNNMMFMLYYGFIVERRPWNHVKGRIKTEYPKIQFTSWTFWPVVSWINHQYVPLQLRVIFQSCVACFWGIFLNLRARSMALTKG; translated from the exons ATGGGTTCAATAGCGAAGAAAGGACTTCAACAGTACCTGTTACAGCTTCAGCGTCATCCCTTGAGGACTAAG GCAATTACAGCGGGGGTGTTGTCAGCCATTAGTGATACAGTAGCACAGAAACTCTCTGGGATTGAGAAACTTCAACTTAGACGCCTGGTTCTCAAAGTG CTTTTCGGGTTTGCATATCTTGGGCCATTTGGGCATTACCTACATATAGTACTGGAAAAAATATTCAAAGGGAAGAAAGATACAAAAACAGTTGCCCAGAAG GTAGTATTAGAGCAGCTGACATCTTCACCCTGGAACAACATGATGTTCATGCTTTACTATGGTTTCATTGTTGAGA GAAGGCCCTGGAATCATGTAAAAGGTAGAATAAAAACAGAATACCCAAAAATTCAGTTCACATCATGGACG TTCTGGCCGGTCGTGAGCTGGATAAATCACCAGTACGTACCGCTGCAGCTTCGTGTTATCTTCCAAAGCTGTGTTGCTTGTTTCTG GGGAATATTTCTGAACTTACGGGCAAGGTCTATGGCATTGACGAAAGGTTAG